A genomic window from Punica granatum isolate Tunisia-2019 chromosome 2, ASM765513v2, whole genome shotgun sequence includes:
- the LOC116194169 gene encoding scarecrow-like protein 32: MRAELTKSTPSLYLRNLNLLNNPQAPLSGALRGCLGSLDGACIEKLLLHCASALESNDVTLAQQVMWVLNNVASSSGDPNQRLTSWFLRALISRASRLCPTAVGFNGTSTIPRRLMSVTDLAVYVDLIPWHRFGFCASNGAIYKAIEGYSKVHILDFSITHCMQWPTLIDALAKRPEGPPSLKITVPNFRPPVPPLLNVSIEEVGFRLGNFAKFRDVRFEFDVIDDSPCSLSSENHFNESPRFPFQSLLDQLSSLSFDHSNGEALVINCQNWLRYLCDEPNDRQSGRLGEESSRRDAFLDIIKELDPCIVTVVDEDSDLSGPSLTSRITSCFNYLWIPFDALETFLPKDSSQRIDYESDIGHKIENILEFEGCQRIERLESGAQLTHRMKNMGFLSAPFCEETVGEVKSLLDEHASGWGMKREEDMLILTWKGHNSVFATAWVPASFDG; encoded by the coding sequence ATGAGGGCTGAACTGACAAAAAGCACTCCATCCTTATACCTTCGAAACCTCAATCTCCTCAACAACCCTCAGGCTCCCCTCTCCGGTGCCCTCCGAGGATGTCTAGGTAGCCTCGACGGAGCATGCATAGAGAAGCTGCTTCTCCACTGCGCGAGCGCCCTGGAGAGCAACGACGTCACTCTTGCCCAGCAGGTCATGTGGGTGCTGAACAACGTGGCCTCTTCCTCGGGCGACCCGAACCAGAGGCTCACCTCATGGTTCTTACGGGCACTGATCTCTAGGGCGTCTCGGCTTTGCCCCACTGCTGTGGGATTTAATGGCACCAGCACGATCCCAAGAAGGCTGATGAGTGTGACGGACCTAGCTGTGTACGTTGACCTCATCCCTTGGCATAGATTTGGGTTTTGCGCTTCGAATGGTGCTATATATAAAGCAATTGAAGGGTACTCAAAGGTTCATATCTTAGATTTTAGCATCACTCACTGCATGCAGTGGCCGACTCTTATAGATGCTCTGGCTAAGCGGCCTGAGGGGCCTCCTTCCTTAAAAATCACGGTCCCAAACTTCAGGCCACCAGTTCCTCCCTTGCTTAACGTGTCTATTGAAGAAGTCGGCTTCCGTTTGGGAAATTTCGCCAAGTTTAGGGATGTCCGTTTCGAGTTCGATGTGATTGATGACTCACCCTGCTCCCTCTCTAGTGAAAACCATTTTAACGAATCCCCTAGGTTTCCTTTTCAATCGTTACTAGATCAACTAAGTTCTCTCTCTTTCGATCATAGCAATGGGGAGGCTCTGGTAATCAATTGTCAAAACTGGCTTCGCTATTTATGTGATGAGCCAAATGATCGGCAGAGTGGTCGACTAGGCGAAGAATCCAGTCGTCGAGATGCCTTCCTTGACATTATCAAGGAGCTCGACCCCTGTATAGTAACTGTGGTAGATGAAGACTCCGACTTGAGTGGGCCGAGTCTAACATCAAGAATCACCTCTTGCTTTAATTACTTGTGGATACCTTTCGATGCCTTGGAGACTTTCTTGCCCAAGGACAGTAGCCAGCGCATAGATTACGAATCTGATATCGGCCATAAAATCGAGAACATCCTGGAATTCGAAGGGTGCCAGAGGATAGAGAGGCTAGAGTCGGGAGCTCAGCTGACGCATAGGATGAAGAATATGGGATTTCTCAGCGCACCATTCTGTGAAGAGACAGTCGGTGAAGTGAAGTCATTGTTGGATGAACATGCCAGTGGCTGGGGAATGAAGAGAGAAGAGGACATGCTGATTCTAACATGGAAGGGCCACAACTCCGTCTTTGCCACGGCTTGGGTCCCTGCCAGTTTCGATGGATAG